A section of the Myxocyprinus asiaticus isolate MX2 ecotype Aquarium Trade chromosome 40, UBuf_Myxa_2, whole genome shotgun sequence genome encodes:
- the LOC127431159 gene encoding grpE protein homolog 2, mitochondrial-like, with translation MAVRFLSVTRRYPIDLCRLTPSASTRSIIGLFSTAAEQHSAGDDCHGDDGNDDHSHAVTHVRMLEMRARKLEQQVHDLTERYKRALADSDNVRRRTQKFVEDAKLFGIQSFCRDLVEVADLLEKSADVKKKEGTQQLTQYLAHIQGRLQDVFTKHGLEKMTPVGAAYNPYQHEIVCHTPAEGVDPGSIAVVKQDGYMLHGRTIRHALVGIAVKTQEH, from the exons ATGGCCGTACGTTTTCTGTCCGTAACGAGAAGATATCCCATCGATTTGTGCAGGTTAACACCAAGCGCGTCCACCAG GTCCATTATTGGCCTCTTCAGCACTGCAGCGGAACAGCATAGTGCTGGAGATGATTGTCATGGTGACGATGGCAATGATGACCACAGCCATGCAGTGACACATGTCCGGATGTTGGAGATGAGAGCTAGAAAACTTGAGCAGCAGGTTCATGACCTCACG GAGAGATACAAACGAGCTCTTGCAGATTCAGACAATGTAAGAAGAAGAACACAGAAATTTGTTGAAGATGCCAAACTATTTG GGATTCAGAGTTTCTGCCGTGACCTCGTAGAGGTGGCAGACTTGTTAGAGAAGAGTGCAGATGTCAAAAAAAAGGAAGGAACACAGCAGCTGACACAATACCTGGCACATATACAGGGACGGCTGCAGGACGTGTTCACCAAACATGGACTGGAGAAGATGACACCCGTGGGAGCCGCTTACAACCCTTATCAGCATGAAATAGTCTGTCATACCCCAGCAGAGGGAGTGGATCCTGGCTCTATAGCTGTGGTAAAGCAAGATGGTTACATGCTGCATGGACGTACCATTCGCCATGCCCTCGTGGGTATTGCTGTGAAGACACAGGAGCATTAA